The Balaenoptera acutorostrata chromosome 10, mBalAcu1.1, whole genome shotgun sequence genome has a window encoding:
- the TMPPE gene encoding transmembrane protein with metallophosphoesterase domain: MAIFRQLSLGAKAALAAGTVFVSMVISRSYLAESLELRAWRWLFRLQLALFANSLMLLGSLYIWRSTVSNLSHSPAAESACFQLWKMAIVAFLALAHSSFFTMLFLVAEEPYLFSLAAYSCLGAYIIMVCFLCTLSGMEQAYQLLALRAGRVVGSLDKTRKLALRPALAVLVTAVLSVVGLLNAAQPPAVKTVEVPIHWLPTSMDNLKIALLSDIHLGPTVGRTKMEMFVKMVNTLEPDVTVIVGDLCDAEASVLRTAVAPLGQLRSRLGTYFVTGNHEYYTSDVSNWFALLESLNVKPLHNQNVKISATRAQPGGGEDDDWICLAGVDDIEADILHYSGHGMDLEKALGGCSPDHTTILLAHQPLAAKRALQARPDINLILSGHTHAGQIFPLNVAAYLLNPFFAGLYQVAQTTFVYVSPGTAYYGIPMRLGSRAEITELILQRVP, translated from the coding sequence ATGGCGATCTTCAGGCAGCTGTCCCTGGGCGCAAAGGCCGCCCTGGCAGCCGGCACTGTCTTCGTGTCCATGGTCATCTCCCGCTCCTACCTGGCGGAGAGCCTCGAGCTCAGGGCCTGGCGGTGGCTGTTCCGCCTGCAGCTCGCCCTGTTTGCCAACTCGCTCATGCTCCTCGGTTCCCTCTACATCTGGCGAAGCACCGTCAGCAACCTCAGCCACTCCCCTGCTGCAGAGTCGGCCTGTTTCCAGCTTTGGAAGATGGCCATTGTGGCCTTCCTGGCCCTGGCCCATTCCAGTTTCTTCACCATGCTCTTTCTAGTGGCCGAGGAGCCCTATCTCTTTTCCCTGGCGGCCTACTCCTGCCTCGGGGCATACATCATCATGGTGTGCTTCCTCTGTACCCTCAGTGGCATGGAGCAGGCCTACCAGCTCCTGGCCTTGCGCGCCGGCAGGGTGGTGGGCAGCCTTGACAAGACAAGGAAGCTGGCACTCAGGCCAGCGCTGGCGGTGCTGGTGACCGCCGTGCTCAGCGTGGTAGGGCTGCTGAACGCTGCCCAGCCCCCGGCTGTGAAAACCGTGGAGGTGCCCATCCATTGGCTGCCCACCTCCATGGACAACCTCAAGATCGCGCTGCTCTCGGACATCCACTTGGGCCCCACGGTGGGCAGGACCAAGATGGAGATGTTCGTGAAGATGGTGAACACGCTAGAACCGGATGTCACAGTGATTGTGGGTGACCTGTGCGATGCCGAAGCCTCTGTCCTCCGGACGGCCGTCGCTCCTCTGGGCCAGCTTCGTTCACGCCTCGGCACCTACTTCGTCACGGGGAATCACGAGTACTACACATCAGATGTCAGCAACTGGTTTGCGCTGCTGGAATCCCTGAACGTCAAGCCCCTTCACAATCAGAACGTGAAGATTTCTGCCACCCGGGCCCAGCCTGGCGGGGGTGAGGATGATGACTGGATCTGCTTGGCCGGGGTGGACGACATCGAAGCAGACATCCTGCACTACTCTGGCCACGGCATGGATCTCGAGAAGGCTCTGGGGGGCTGCAGCCCGGACCACACCACCATCTTGCTAGCTCATCAGCCCCTGGCTGCCAAGAGAGCTCTCCAGGCTCGGCCAGATATCAACTTGATCCTTTCTGGGCACACTCACGCTGGGCAGATCTTCCCCTTGAATGTGGCAGCCTATCTCCTGAACCCCTTCTTTGCTGGTCTGTACCAAGTGGCCCAGACTACATTTGTTTATGTGAGCCCAGGCACGGCCTACTATGGGATACCCATGCGACTGGGCAGCAGGGCGGAGATTACAGAGCTCATCCTGCAGCGGGTTCCCTGA